From Acidobacteriota bacterium, a single genomic window includes:
- a CDS encoding type IV toxin-antitoxin system AbiEi family antitoxin domain-containing protein, with protein sequence MHKRQWDTVLYEIAEGQSGFFTAAQARTAGLHQVRLVQLAKQGDIARETRGVYRFTRFPVTQFGHYMAAVLWPQVRRPDVVGVVSHQTALSIHELSDVNPARIHLTLPATVRLRRQVPKVLVIHYADLAPDDVERVEGVPVTTPARSIRDAHASHLGSEIVSTAIADGRRSGALGLAEADALERELLGTTPSRRPPTARRRGAR encoded by the coding sequence ATGCACAAACGCCAATGGGACACCGTGCTCTACGAAATCGCCGAGGGACAAAGCGGCTTCTTCACTGCGGCCCAGGCGAGAACGGCAGGCCTGCACCAGGTCCGCTTGGTGCAGCTCGCCAAACAGGGAGACATCGCGCGCGAAACGCGAGGCGTGTACCGCTTCACCCGATTCCCCGTGACTCAGTTCGGGCACTACATGGCGGCGGTCCTCTGGCCTCAAGTCCGCCGCCCTGACGTCGTCGGTGTGGTGTCCCATCAAACGGCCCTGTCCATCCATGAGCTGTCTGATGTGAACCCCGCGCGAATTCACCTGACGCTGCCGGCCACCGTTCGCCTTCGACGCCAGGTTCCAAAGGTGCTGGTCATCCATTACGCAGACCTCGCGCCGGACGATGTCGAACGTGTTGAAGGTGTGCCCGTCACCACTCCCGCCAGGTCCATTCGCGATGCCCACGCCAGCCACCTTGGATCCGAAATCGTCAGCACGGCGATCGCCGATGGGCGACGATCTGGGGCTCTGGGCCTGGCCGAGGCTGACGCCCTGGAGCGAGAGCTGCTGGGGACGACGCCAAGCCGCCGCCCGCCCACGGCCAGACGCCGAGGTGCGAGGTGA
- a CDS encoding LysE family transporter, with protein sequence MLEYVLLGIGFAFSAAIQPGPLQAFLLSRVVATGWKRTLPASLSPLLSDIPIAVLVLLVLGRLPAMAQLWLRAAGGCLLIYFAWSAFRQLRRSSQPSSADFGSAPRTLLQAALVNVLNPNPYLGWALVLGPAVATAWHHYPASAVALIVAFYGTMVATLAGFVFLVGTARFLSARVQRVLVGFSALSLAALGVYQLVVSIPRL encoded by the coding sequence GTGCTCGAGTACGTTCTCCTCGGAATCGGCTTCGCATTCTCGGCAGCCATACAGCCGGGTCCCTTGCAGGCGTTCCTGCTCTCTCGCGTTGTGGCAACCGGTTGGAAGCGAACGCTTCCTGCCTCGTTGTCTCCGCTTCTCAGTGACATTCCAATTGCCGTGCTCGTCCTGCTCGTGCTCGGACGGCTTCCCGCCATGGCGCAACTGTGGCTGAGGGCGGCAGGCGGTTGCCTTCTCATCTACTTCGCCTGGTCGGCTTTTCGCCAGTTGCGCCGCTCGTCCCAGCCTTCCTCTGCAGACTTCGGTTCTGCTCCGCGCACGCTGCTTCAAGCGGCTCTCGTCAATGTGCTCAATCCCAACCCGTACCTCGGCTGGGCTCTCGTGCTTGGTCCAGCCGTCGCTACCGCGTGGCATCACTATCCTGCCAGCGCCGTCGCGCTCATCGTCGCGTTCTACGGAACGATGGTCGCGACGCTCGCTGGTTTCGTGTTCCTCGTCGGCACGGCTCGCTTCCTGAGTGCTCGCGTTCAGCGCGTGCTCGTTGGTTTCTCCGCCCTCAGCCTCGCTGCTCTCGGGGTCTATCAGCTTGTCGTGAGCATTCCCAGACTCTGA
- a CDS encoding DUF885 family protein: MMLSRTRVHLAAVGIVAILAGPFAARSVAQQGTSTQAPETQAVPADLRPLLAAPDSEMRLVTQRYTLDRATLSGNYAGGGRAGGRGGGGGRAGGGAAAAQPAPGGTGAPTGAAGGAPAQPRAPSAAGTVAAPPIVPLSTNRIARLKRFDVNWQAAVGRLDATKLTVKARTDLEALHNLIRTNLQTLEAETEALAAVMPIVPMATEIVHLAESRIRIEDVNAQQAAAAITGVIRGIGEIRAKLEAGLAAAGTADAMRPGRELALRGAVVTDALRSITAEWYGFYNGYDPLFTWWMGLPYKHVDEALSRYAAFLRDKVAASDLPSTLPAPRATPIPPAAAVDDVPNLPEIIALRQDEMRDVVARFLAGTGSGRGGRGGNAAAPVDPKYYVDWLAALKTLDFDTLSRNAQVDYLYLKRTSEARIARASVTLPPNPPRKIDNTGIAGSARGREGLILDLTEEMIPYTPEQLIALANREFAWCEEEMKKASRQMGLGDEWKKAVEKTKESYVPPGGQPALIRDLLFEAIDYLRAKDLITVPRVASESLHMVMMSPQAQLSNPFFLGGSQIQVSYPTDTMEYEARLQSMRGNNPGFSHATAFHEMIPGHNLVGYLGARFRGYRANLGINTPFFGEGWPLYWEVTLYDLGFDKTPAQKVGALFWRMHRCARIIFSLKFHMGQWSPQECIDFLVDRVGHERDNATAEVRRSFSGEYGPLYQAAYLLGGLQLRGLRKELVDSKHMTNRQFHDEVLRQGSMPIALLRLALTKQTLTRDMNIDWPFYGELATH, translated from the coding sequence ATGATGTTGAGCCGCACGAGAGTCCATCTTGCCGCCGTGGGGATTGTGGCCATCCTGGCCGGGCCGTTCGCGGCGCGCAGCGTCGCACAGCAGGGGACGTCAACACAGGCGCCGGAGACCCAGGCGGTGCCGGCCGATCTGCGTCCGCTGCTGGCGGCTCCGGACAGCGAGATGCGGCTCGTCACGCAGCGCTATACGCTCGATAGAGCCACGCTCTCCGGCAACTACGCCGGCGGCGGCCGCGCAGGCGGACGTGGTGGCGGCGGTGGACGTGCCGGCGGGGGGGCGGCGGCCGCTCAGCCAGCGCCGGGCGGAACGGGTGCTCCGACCGGGGCAGCCGGAGGAGCACCGGCCCAGCCACGAGCTCCATCAGCAGCCGGAACCGTGGCGGCCCCACCGATTGTGCCGCTTTCGACGAATCGGATCGCTCGGCTGAAACGCTTCGACGTGAATTGGCAGGCGGCCGTTGGTCGACTCGACGCCACGAAGCTCACCGTCAAGGCGCGAACGGATCTCGAAGCGCTCCACAACCTGATTCGGACGAATCTGCAGACGCTCGAGGCAGAGACGGAAGCGCTGGCGGCGGTCATGCCCATCGTACCGATGGCGACCGAGATTGTGCATTTGGCCGAGTCGCGCATTCGGATCGAGGACGTCAACGCGCAACAGGCCGCCGCCGCGATCACGGGCGTAATCCGCGGGATTGGGGAGATTCGCGCGAAGCTCGAAGCGGGCCTGGCTGCCGCCGGTACGGCCGACGCCATGCGCCCGGGCCGGGAGCTCGCGCTTCGCGGCGCCGTGGTCACCGACGCGCTCCGTAGCATCACCGCCGAGTGGTACGGCTTCTACAACGGCTACGACCCGCTGTTCACGTGGTGGATGGGCCTTCCCTACAAGCATGTGGACGAAGCGCTCTCGCGGTACGCGGCATTCCTGCGCGACAAGGTGGCGGCGTCGGATCTGCCATCCACGCTGCCGGCCCCGCGGGCGACGCCCATTCCGCCGGCGGCGGCCGTTGACGATGTGCCAAACCTGCCGGAGATCATTGCCCTCCGTCAGGACGAGATGCGCGATGTTGTCGCGCGCTTCCTTGCGGGCACGGGTAGCGGCCGCGGGGGCCGAGGCGGCAATGCGGCGGCACCGGTTGATCCGAAGTACTACGTGGACTGGCTGGCCGCGCTGAAGACGCTGGACTTTGACACGCTCAGCCGCAACGCCCAAGTGGACTACCTCTACCTGAAGCGCACGAGCGAGGCGCGTATCGCCCGTGCGAGCGTGACACTGCCACCGAACCCGCCGCGCAAGATCGACAACACCGGCATTGCCGGGTCTGCGCGTGGTCGGGAGGGTCTCATCCTCGACCTTACCGAGGAGATGATCCCGTACACGCCGGAGCAGTTGATCGCGCTGGCCAATCGGGAGTTCGCCTGGTGTGAAGAGGAGATGAAGAAGGCCTCCCGCCAAATGGGCCTCGGCGACGAGTGGAAGAAGGCGGTCGAGAAGACGAAAGAATCGTACGTGCCGCCAGGCGGCCAGCCGGCTCTGATTCGCGACCTGCTGTTCGAGGCGATTGACTACCTGCGTGCCAAGGACCTCATCACGGTGCCCCGGGTGGCGAGCGAGTCGCTGCACATGGTCATGATGTCGCCGCAAGCGCAGCTCTCGAACCCGTTCTTCCTGGGCGGATCGCAAATCCAGGTGTCTTATCCGACCGACACGATGGAATACGAGGCGCGCCTTCAGAGCATGCGGGGCAATAACCCTGGTTTCTCGCACGCCACGGCCTTCCACGAGATGATTCCCGGACACAACCTCGTGGGCTACCTGGGCGCACGCTTCCGTGGCTACCGTGCCAATCTTGGCATCAACACGCCGTTTTTCGGCGAGGGGTGGCCACTCTACTGGGAAGTGACGCTCTACGACCTGGGCTTCGACAAGACGCCGGCGCAGAAGGTCGGCGCGCTGTTCTGGCGCATGCATCGCTGCGCGCGCATCATCTTCTCGCTCAAGTTCCACATGGGCCAGTGGTCGCCGCAGGAATGCATCGACTTTCTCGTGGACAGAGTCGGGCACGAACGCGACAATGCCACAGCCGAAGTCCGCCGGTCGTTCTCGGGCGAATACGGCCCGCTCTACCAGGCGGCCTATCTGCTCGGCGGCCTGCAGCTGCGCGGCCTCCGCAAGGAACTCGTGGACTCGAAGCACATGACCAACAGGCAGTTTCACGACGAGGTCCTTCGTCAGGGGAGCATGCCAATCGCGCTCCTCCGGCTTGCGCTGACCAAACAGACGCTGACGCGCGACATGAACATCGACTGGCCGTTCTACGGCGAGCTGGCCACGCACTGA
- a CDS encoding glutaredoxin family protein, whose amino-acid sequence MEQRCYLSAIWLTWLGLPLLAVVVGLRVGLVTAVAVLVVGIVAQVLYLRWFPQMSRWMGYGSVADTPPDPARMPTELPRVTFYTANVCPFCPIIKRRLAELQRQWPFEVEEVDVTFRPEIIRAKGLRSVPVLEANHRLLVGNATSAQIAEFLRTAAKVQEVTG is encoded by the coding sequence ATGGAACAACGCTGTTACCTCTCGGCAATCTGGCTGACATGGCTCGGGCTGCCACTGCTGGCGGTGGTGGTGGGACTTCGCGTGGGACTGGTGACCGCGGTGGCGGTGCTGGTGGTTGGAATCGTCGCACAGGTGCTCTACCTCCGGTGGTTTCCGCAAATGTCGCGCTGGATGGGCTACGGGTCGGTCGCCGACACGCCCCCCGATCCCGCGCGAATGCCGACAGAGCTCCCACGCGTGACGTTTTACACGGCCAACGTATGTCCCTTCTGCCCAATCATCAAGCGGCGTCTGGCGGAGTTGCAGCGACAATGGCCGTTCGAGGTCGAAGAAGTCGACGTCACGTTCCGCCCGGAGATCATTCGGGCCAAGGGGCTGCGCAGCGTTCCGGTCCTGGAAGCCAATCACCGCCTGCTGGTCGGGAATGCCACGTCGGCACAGATCGCGGAGTTCCTGAGAACGGCTGCAAAGGTGCAAGAGGTCACCGGCTAA
- a CDS encoding type II toxin-antitoxin system RelE/ParE family toxin — protein sequence MSTKLTIREYVTAQRSCPFRTWLDAMDLRVRACIQARVLRFETGNLGDHKAVESGVWEARFTFGPGYRIYFGKAGATIILLLLGGDKASQRADIRNAQRFWNDYLEATRHGKA from the coding sequence GTGTCGACGAAGCTCACGATCCGCGAGTACGTCACGGCGCAGCGAAGCTGTCCGTTTCGCACTTGGCTGGACGCCATGGATCTGCGGGTACGGGCATGCATTCAGGCACGCGTGCTCCGCTTCGAAACGGGCAATCTCGGTGACCACAAGGCTGTCGAGAGCGGCGTCTGGGAGGCGCGCTTCACGTTTGGACCCGGGTACCGGATCTACTTCGGCAAGGCAGGCGCTACGATCATCCTGCTGCTCCTCGGCGGTGACAAGGCGTCCCAGCGCGCGGACATCCGCAACGCTCAACGATTCTGGAACGACTATTTGGAGGCGACCCGTCATGGCAAGGCGTAG
- a CDS encoding FAD-binding and (Fe-S)-binding domain-containing protein, translating into MATPTLTANARSTAGTTDMREALELAALLRARIKGDVKFDPASRALYATDASNYRQVPIGIVVPRDVDDIVETVAACRSIGAPILSRGAGTSLAGQCCNVAVVIDMSQYVNHIVSMDPVARQARIQPGVVLDRLRELAETHHLTFGPDPATHRWCTVGGMIGNNSCGPHSVMAGKTDDNIDELEVLTYDGLRMRAGATSDDELHRIIRDGGRRGEIYSGLRALRDRYGDLVRARFPRIPRRVSGYNLDFLLPENGFHVARALVGTEGTCVTILEATARLVPSPPARALLLLGFEDVYRAADAVPFVVGYGPIGLEGIDALLVEHTRKKKLNAKGLALLPPGGGWLYAEFGGETIAEAEARAEALMEGFRSRPDMPAMRLFRDPIESQQAWSVRESALGATSFVPGEGHNWEGWEDAAVPPERLGEYLREFRKLMAAFGLQGALYGHFGQGCVHTRINFDLKSTEGIAAYRRFVEQAADMVVGYGGSLSGEHGDGQSRAELLPRMFGEELVQAFREFKAIWDPGNRMNPGKVVNPYRLDEHLRMPQYHPPHVASRFAYPIEGSFADAAVRCVGVGKCRKTDIGSMCPSYMVTRDEQHSTRGRAHLLFEMLQGDVVKGGFRSEAVREALDLCLSCKSCKSECPVGVDMAAYKSEFLSHYYEGRRRPLRAYAFGLIHRWAAMAEYVPWLVNFFTQVAPFSTIVKWALDVAPERRMPAFAARSFRRSFTPATREADTRPRVLLWADTSNNYFHPEVARAAADVLDAVGYRVEIPREHLCCGRPLYDHGLLDAARRQLVDILESLRTDIESGVSIVGLEPSCVSVFRDELLRFFPDDALARKLSEQTFFLTEFLEREGKTVPATLTGRAIVQAHCHHKASLRIDDEVAVLKKLGLDFTLLDAGCCGMAGAFGFERDHYDVSIQVGERGLLPAVRAASDDTYIVSNGFSCREQVTQATGRRVWHVAELLREGLRRSRREEAVASGDAAPPAVPRQS; encoded by the coding sequence ATGGCTACTCCGACGCTCACCGCCAACGCCCGCTCGACCGCGGGAACCACTGACATGCGCGAGGCGCTCGAACTCGCGGCGCTGCTGCGCGCGCGCATCAAGGGCGACGTCAAGTTCGACCCCGCGAGCCGTGCGCTCTACGCCACCGATGCCTCCAACTATCGGCAGGTGCCGATTGGAATCGTCGTGCCCCGCGATGTCGACGATATCGTCGAGACCGTCGCCGCGTGCCGGAGCATAGGGGCGCCCATCTTGTCGCGTGGTGCGGGCACCAGTCTCGCCGGTCAATGCTGCAACGTCGCGGTCGTCATCGACATGTCTCAGTACGTCAATCACATCGTGTCGATGGATCCAGTGGCGCGCCAGGCGCGCATCCAGCCGGGCGTCGTGCTGGACCGGCTGCGCGAACTGGCAGAGACGCATCATCTGACGTTCGGGCCCGATCCCGCGACGCATCGGTGGTGCACGGTCGGCGGGATGATCGGGAATAACTCGTGCGGTCCACACTCGGTGATGGCGGGCAAAACCGACGACAACATCGACGAGTTGGAAGTGTTGACCTACGACGGCCTGCGGATGCGGGCCGGGGCTACCTCTGATGACGAACTCCACCGCATCATTCGCGACGGCGGACGACGAGGAGAGATCTACAGCGGTCTTCGCGCCCTGCGCGACAGGTACGGCGACCTGGTTCGCGCACGATTTCCGCGAATCCCGCGCCGCGTGTCCGGCTACAACCTCGACTTCCTCCTGCCCGAGAACGGGTTTCATGTCGCGAGGGCGTTGGTCGGGACCGAGGGGACGTGCGTCACGATCCTCGAGGCGACCGCTCGCCTGGTGCCGAGCCCGCCGGCGCGCGCGTTGCTGCTTCTTGGCTTCGAGGATGTGTATCGTGCGGCCGACGCCGTACCGTTTGTGGTCGGCTACGGCCCGATCGGTCTCGAAGGTATCGATGCGTTGCTCGTCGAGCACACGCGGAAGAAGAAGCTGAACGCCAAGGGGCTGGCGCTGCTGCCGCCTGGCGGAGGCTGGCTGTACGCGGAGTTCGGGGGCGAGACGATCGCCGAGGCGGAGGCCCGGGCTGAAGCGTTGATGGAGGGATTCCGCTCGCGTCCGGATATGCCCGCGATGCGGCTGTTCCGCGATCCGATCGAGAGTCAGCAGGCCTGGAGTGTCCGGGAGTCGGCGCTGGGCGCCACCTCGTTCGTGCCCGGCGAGGGCCATAACTGGGAAGGCTGGGAAGACGCCGCTGTGCCGCCGGAGCGGCTCGGCGAATACCTGCGCGAGTTTCGCAAGCTCATGGCGGCGTTTGGTCTGCAGGGCGCGCTGTATGGGCACTTCGGCCAGGGCTGCGTTCACACGCGAATCAATTTCGACCTCAAGTCGACAGAGGGCATCGCCGCGTATCGCCGGTTCGTCGAGCAGGCCGCCGACATGGTGGTCGGCTACGGCGGGTCGCTCTCGGGCGAGCACGGCGACGGGCAATCGCGGGCGGAGCTTCTGCCGCGGATGTTCGGCGAGGAACTCGTCCAGGCGTTTCGCGAGTTCAAGGCGATTTGGGATCCTGGCAACCGGATGAACCCAGGCAAGGTCGTCAACCCGTACCGCCTCGACGAGCACCTCCGGATGCCGCAATATCATCCGCCACACGTGGCGAGCCGGTTCGCGTATCCGATCGAAGGCAGCTTCGCTGATGCGGCCGTGCGCTGCGTCGGCGTGGGGAAGTGCCGCAAGACCGACATCGGGTCCATGTGCCCGTCCTACATGGTGACGCGCGACGAGCAGCACTCGACGCGAGGCCGGGCGCACCTGCTGTTTGAAATGCTCCAGGGCGATGTGGTGAAGGGCGGCTTTCGCAGCGAGGCTGTGCGCGAGGCGCTCGATCTGTGCCTGTCGTGCAAGAGCTGCAAGAGCGAATGCCCGGTGGGCGTCGACATGGCCGCCTACAAGTCGGAGTTCCTGTCGCACTACTACGAGGGACGGCGGAGGCCGTTGCGCGCGTATGCGTTTGGGCTCATCCATCGATGGGCCGCGATGGCGGAGTATGTGCCGTGGCTGGTCAATTTTTTCACGCAGGTGGCACCGTTCAGCACAATTGTGAAATGGGCGCTCGACGTCGCACCCGAGCGGCGCATGCCGGCGTTTGCCGCGCGCAGTTTCAGGCGGTCGTTCACGCCCGCCACACGCGAAGCCGATACGCGCCCACGCGTGCTCCTGTGGGCCGATACATCGAACAACTACTTCCACCCGGAGGTGGCCAGGGCGGCCGCCGATGTCCTCGACGCGGTCGGCTATCGCGTGGAGATCCCGCGGGAGCATCTCTGCTGCGGCCGTCCGCTCTACGATCACGGCCTGCTCGACGCGGCTCGCCGTCAACTGGTCGACATCCTCGAGAGCTTGCGCACCGACATCGAATCCGGCGTGTCCATCGTCGGGCTTGAGCCAAGTTGCGTGTCCGTTTTCAGGGACGAACTGCTGCGCTTCTTCCCCGATGATGCGCTCGCGAGGAAGTTGAGCGAGCAGACGTTCTTCCTCACCGAATTCCTGGAGCGTGAAGGAAAGACCGTGCCCGCCACGCTCACCGGCCGCGCCATTGTGCAGGCGCACTGTCACCACAAGGCGTCGCTTCGGATCGACGACGAAGTCGCGGTGCTGAAGAAACTGGGGCTCGACTTCACGCTGCTCGACGCGGGCTGTTGCGGCATGGCAGGCGCCTTTGGATTCGAGCGCGACCACTACGACGTGTCGATCCAGGTGGGGGAGCGCGGGCTGCTGCCCGCAGTGCGCGCGGCCTCGGACGACACGTACATCGTGTCGAACGGGTTCAGCTGTCGCGAGCAGGTGACGCAGGCGACCGGTCGTCGCGTGTGGCACGTCGCCGAGTTGCTGCGCGAAGGCCTGCGGCGGAGCCGTCGGGAGGAGGCTGTGGCGTCGGGAGACGCGGCGCCCCCGGCAGTCCCGCGCCAATCCTGA
- a CDS encoding VTT domain-containing protein: protein MFDLIQDFFRLVYNVPKLIEVGGLIGLMFVIFSETGLMVGFFLPGDSLLVTAGVVASSGLLNIYEVIPALIVAAICGNATGYYIGKRAGKALYSRPDSFFFRRQHLIRTHEFYERHGGKTIILAQFMPIVRTFAPVVAGAADMTYRRFASFNVIGAIIWITSMTLTGYLLGSVIPNIDKNIHIVVAIVIVLSLLPALIAWLRSRTAKA, encoded by the coding sequence GTGTTCGACTTGATCCAGGACTTCTTCCGCCTCGTCTACAACGTCCCGAAGCTCATCGAGGTCGGCGGGCTCATCGGTCTGATGTTCGTCATCTTCTCCGAAACCGGCCTGATGGTCGGCTTCTTCCTGCCGGGCGACTCCCTGCTCGTGACGGCAGGCGTGGTCGCCTCCAGTGGACTCCTGAACATCTACGAAGTGATCCCGGCGCTCATCGTCGCGGCCATCTGCGGCAACGCCACCGGGTACTACATCGGCAAACGTGCCGGGAAGGCGCTCTACAGCCGGCCCGATTCGTTCTTCTTCCGCCGCCAGCACCTGATCCGCACGCACGAGTTCTACGAGCGGCACGGCGGCAAGACGATCATCCTCGCGCAGTTCATGCCCATCGTGCGGACGTTCGCTCCGGTGGTCGCGGGCGCGGCCGACATGACCTACCGCCGCTTCGCCTCGTTCAACGTGATCGGCGCGATCATCTGGATTACGAGCATGACGCTCACCGGGTACCTGCTCGGCAGCGTGATTCCCAACATCGACAAGAACATCCACATCGTCGTCGCGATTGTGATCGTCCTGTCGTTGCTGCCGGCGCTGATCGCCTGGCTCCGGTCGAGGACGGCAAAAGCGTAG
- a CDS encoding sulfoxide reductase heme-binding subunit YedZ, producing MILILKTVVFVAALGPLAYLGWGAWTHALGANPIETITHETGLWTLRFLLLTLAVTPMRRWTGWNDAIRFRRMLGLYAFFYGSLHLMTYVWLDQFFDGAAIIKDIYKRPFITAGATAYTLMLPLALTSTAGMIRRLGGKTWRRLHRLAYGSAIVGVVHYWWLVKADIRPPRNYAVIVGVLLASRIWYAIARRRSTGGYRIGGRG from the coding sequence ATGATTCTGATCCTCAAGACCGTCGTCTTCGTCGCTGCGCTCGGCCCGCTTGCCTACCTCGGCTGGGGGGCGTGGACTCACGCGCTCGGCGCGAATCCCATCGAGACCATCACGCACGAGACCGGCCTCTGGACGCTGCGGTTCCTGCTGCTGACGCTGGCGGTGACACCGATGCGTCGCTGGACCGGCTGGAACGACGCGATCCGATTCAGGCGGATGCTTGGGCTGTACGCCTTCTTCTACGGATCGCTGCACCTGATGACGTACGTCTGGCTGGATCAGTTCTTCGATGGCGCCGCCATCATCAAGGACATCTACAAGCGGCCTTTCATCACGGCGGGCGCCACGGCCTACACGCTGATGCTCCCGCTGGCGTTGACGTCGACCGCTGGGATGATTCGCCGGCTGGGCGGGAAGACGTGGCGGAGGCTCCATCGACTGGCGTACGGCTCGGCGATCGTCGGCGTCGTGCACTACTGGTGGCTGGTGAAGGCCGACATCCGGCCGCCGCGCAACTACGCCGTCATCGTCGGCGTGCTGCTCGCGTCGCGGATTTGGTATGCGATCGCCCGCCGGCGTTCGACAGGTGGTTATCGCATCGGGGGGCGCGGTTGA
- the msrP gene encoding protein-methionine-sulfoxide reductase catalytic subunit MsrP, whose product MLTRIASPIRSSEITDEGVYLRRREFILAAAVPALAAAAGFLRVVALDAAQDQIPNVRKSAYTVNEEWNTYGDITSYNNFYEFGTDKADPARNARNFRVKPWTVKIDGLVNKPADYQFEDLIKPHALEERVYRLRCVEAWSMVVPWVGFPLAELLKRVEPSSQAKFVEFTTLADRNQMPGLRSAILNWPYVEGLRLDEAMHPLTILAVGLYGRVLPGQNGAPLRLVVPWKYGFKSIKSIVRIRLVEQQPTTAWEAYAPQEYGFYSNVNPQVDHPRWSQGNERRIGEFSKRKTLMFNGYADQVAGLYAGMDLRRNY is encoded by the coding sequence ATGCTCACACGAATAGCGTCACCCATCCGATCTTCCGAGATCACCGACGAAGGTGTTTATCTGCGGCGGCGGGAGTTCATCCTGGCAGCCGCCGTGCCCGCTCTGGCTGCGGCCGCCGGATTCTTGCGCGTCGTCGCACTCGATGCCGCGCAGGACCAGATTCCCAACGTCCGCAAGAGCGCCTACACGGTGAACGAGGAGTGGAATACGTACGGCGACATCACGTCGTACAACAACTTCTACGAGTTCGGCACCGACAAGGCCGACCCTGCACGAAACGCCAGGAACTTCAGAGTCAAGCCGTGGACGGTCAAGATCGACGGCCTGGTCAACAAGCCGGCCGATTACCAGTTTGAGGATTTGATCAAGCCCCACGCCCTCGAGGAACGCGTGTACCGACTGCGCTGCGTCGAGGCCTGGTCGATGGTCGTCCCATGGGTGGGATTCCCGCTGGCAGAATTACTCAAACGCGTCGAGCCCTCGTCACAGGCGAAGTTCGTGGAGTTTACGACGCTGGCCGACAGGAATCAGATGCCCGGCCTGCGATCGGCGATCCTGAATTGGCCGTACGTCGAAGGATTACGACTCGACGAAGCCATGCACCCGTTGACCATCCTCGCGGTGGGGCTGTACGGGCGCGTGCTGCCTGGTCAAAACGGCGCGCCGCTCCGGCTCGTGGTGCCGTGGAAGTACGGCTTCAAGAGCATCAAGTCCATTGTGCGCATCAGGCTGGTCGAGCAGCAGCCGACAACGGCGTGGGAAGCGTACGCGCCGCAGGAATACGGGTTCTATTCCAACGTGAATCCGCAGGTCGACCATCCACGCTGGAGCCAGGGAAACGAACGGCGCATCGGCGAGTTCTCCAAGCGAAAGACGCTGATGTTCAATGGCTACGCCGATCAGGTGGCCGGGCTGTACGCTGGCATGGACTTGCGGCGGAATTACTGA
- a CDS encoding DUF2461 domain-containing protein, with the protein MPQKRPTIRTARQADGGSPARFTSQTLAFLRALARNNRREWFQERKDRYEEVVRAPMAALVERLAVDFRDFAPDLIATPRASMYRIYRDTRFSADKTPLKTHIAAVFPHRLLPKHECAGLYLEVAPQHVWYGGGMYMPSTSQLHLVREHIAANHRRLRTIVESPAFRRVFGEITGDQLKRVPLGFPKDHPAAEFLKFRQFLAGCEKPAAFATSPGFYRSILTAFRTLSPLIAFLNAPLIADRGRGSDPSTWLSSER; encoded by the coding sequence ATGCCACAGAAACGACCGACTATACGCACCGCACGCCAGGCCGACGGCGGCTCGCCGGCCCGATTCACCTCGCAGACGCTCGCGTTTCTGCGCGCCCTCGCCCGCAACAACCGGCGCGAATGGTTTCAGGAGCGGAAGGACCGCTACGAGGAGGTCGTGCGGGCGCCGATGGCTGCGCTGGTAGAGCGACTGGCCGTCGACTTCCGCGACTTCGCGCCCGATCTGATCGCGACGCCGCGCGCGTCCATGTACCGGATCTACCGCGACACCAGGTTCAGCGCGGACAAGACGCCGCTCAAGACGCATATCGCCGCGGTGTTTCCCCACCGGCTGCTGCCCAAGCACGAGTGTGCGGGCCTGTACCTGGAGGTCGCGCCGCAGCATGTGTGGTACGGCGGTGGAATGTACATGCCGTCGACTTCGCAACTGCACCTGGTGCGCGAACACATCGCGGCCAACCACCGGCGCTTGCGCACCATCGTCGAATCCCCGGCTTTCCGTCGGGTCTTCGGTGAGATCACGGGCGACCAGCTGAAGCGCGTGCCGCTCGGCTTTCCGAAAGATCATCCAGCGGCGGAGTTTCTGAAGTTCCGGCAGTTTCTGGCCGGATGTGAGAAGCCGGCCGCATTCGCCACGTCTCCCGGGTTCTACCGGTCGATTCTGACAGCGTTTCGGACACTCTCGCCCCTCATCGCGTTTCTCAACGCGCCGCTCATCGCCGATCGCGGGCGGGGCTCTGATCCCTCCACATGGCTGTCGAGCGAGAGGTAG